From the genome of Solanum lycopersicum chromosome 12, SLM_r2.1:
GAAATCATTCTTCAGCAGAAACTTTGACAATCTTTCATACCAAGCTCTTGGAGCTTGTTTCAGACCATATATGCCTTATTCAAtctgaacacatgatttggTAGTTCTGCATCTTCAAAACCAGGAGGTTGCTTAACATACACCTCCTATTTgagatctccattcagaaatgcacttttcacatccatttgatataGCTTAAACCCCATAAAAGCAGCAAAAGCTATTAAGATTCTAATAGTTTCCATTCTGGCAACaggtgcaaaagtctcatcatagtcaattccttcttctttattgtatccttgcaccaccagcctggatttatttctagtaataactccattttcatcaagtttatTTCTGAATACCCACCTGGTTCCTATTATTGTTCTGCCTTCGGAtcgaggaaccaggtaccataccttacttctttcaaactgatgaagttcttcttgcatagaaTTGATCCAGTCTGCATCACTTAATGCTTCTTTAACATTCTTAGGCTCAATGgatgatatgaatgctgagaatgcaactagatttcttgtttttgatctagtttgaattccagaattcaagggagaaatgagattatcaagaggatgtgatgaactatgcttCCATCCTGACCTTGTAGTAGACTGATTTTGCAGAtcatcatgatcttcttcatcagGAGTGACGTCATCTTCTGGAGAGTCTGATGTACTCTGGCTGGAGTTTTGAGTAGTACCAGGTACCTTATCATCCTGTTCAACCTCAGCATCCTCTTTAGGTGGGCTGTGATTTTGATCATCACAATCATTATTCAGTTGTTGATCTGCATCAGTTTCAGCACCTTCAATCTTCTTGGATGTTAGCATTTTGagtatatcatcatcatcatttgatccatcattATTCAAGCttccattttcatcaaaaacaacatgaatgctttcttcaatgcattgTGTTCGTTTGTTGAATATTATGTAGGCTTTGctggatgaagaatatccaacaaatactccttcatcacttctgggatcaaattttcccagatcATCCTTCCCATTATTCAGCACAAAACATCTGCATCCAAAAGCTCTAAGATAGTTCAGCATTGGCTTCCTGTTGTTGAGCAGTTCGTATGGAGTCTTGTTCAGCACAACTCTTATTAGACACCTGTTGGTAACATGACATGCTGTGTTAACAGCTTCAGCCCAGaaactttgaggaagatttgattcaataatcatagttctggcaatgttcaccaaggttctgttctttctctccaccactccattttgttgaggagttcttggagcagaAAAGTTGTGGCTTGTACCATTTTCCATACAGAATCTATCCAATGTCAAGTTTTCAAACTCTGTCCCATGATCAGATCTAATGCTGCAAAcaacttgattcaatttggtttgaatcattttgaagaacACCACAAGCTCATCGGCTGTATCTGCCTTTGATCTCAAAAATCTCGTCCAGGTGGATCTTGAATAgtcatcaacaatcaccaaGATGTACTTCTTGCCATTTCTGCTTTGAACCTTCAAGGGTCCACAAAGGTCCATGTGAAGCAGCTCTAAGGTTCTTGATGATGTTACCTGATTCTTGGGCTTGAATGATGATCTGATTTGCTTTCCTTTAACACAagcttcacatattttattttcagcaaacttcaTTTTGGGCAATCCTCGGACTAGGTCCTTTGAAATCAACTTATTCAATAAAGATGAACTCACATGTCCCAGCCTACGATGCCAGAGATcagcattttcattttgagcaCTGAGACATGTTAAGTCATCTCCGTGAGAGATTTCCAAGTTtgccacatacatatttttacttctgtgtgcagtgagaattaccttgtttgtagttaaactcaccacagtgcatttttcagaagtaaatttgacctcatttcctttgtcacagatttgtgacacacttagcaagctgtacttcaacccatccacatggtaaacattgtcaattgaatcttcaagagatctTCCTACTTTGCCAACTCCAAAAATGTATCCCTTCTTGCCATCACCAAATGAGACACCTCCTCCTTGGAGGGTCTTGAGTGAGAGAAAGTTCTTTATatcaccagtcatatgtttagagcagccactatccatataccaacattgactgctgctcctctcactcacctgcaccaaaaattacttgttaagcttgggaacccatttctTCTTGAGTTCCCAGTAGGCAGACAAAGGAGTGATCAGATAGTTCTTGGTCCAATATGGTAGACTTTGAATCTTTCTAACAAAAGACCTAGGAGCAGGAacagattttttctttgaaaatctgtgAGTTGAGACAGGCTCTGTAGGACCAGGTCTCTCATTTGGTGCATTTTGTCTTTCAACATAATTAGAGTATCTTTCACATGAGTTTCTCCAACTAACACACTCATTCTTAAAATGTCCATTCTTACCACAATGCAAACACAACAGATTATcagacacaaacacatacttactATGAGGATTATAAGGAGGACTTATGTTTAGacttcctagtcctttcttattaaaattactctgatttgtcaCATTTGATAGCAACTTTGAGGATTTGGTccacttaagagatttttcaagttcctCCTTAAGTTTCACAATATCCTGTTCTAATTTGTTATTCTTTTCAAGTGACAACCTGAGATTTGTCTCAGAgttcttcaatttttcatgaatttcagCTTGCAAACCATTTGGCTTTCCATTCagcttttcagcttcttcagtaaACTGACACAACTGATTCTTAAGTTCAGAGTTATTTAACTCTAAAGACACCATTCTTGACATTGTGTCTTCAAATTGACctttgttttcagttaaaatttcaagttcaacaaTCATGGTATCTCTTTCAGATGTTAATTCTATCACGGAATCTAACATGACTTTTGCCAaggttctcaattttttaagagaatatttatccaagtcatttttcatgtcaagaagagttacctgattgtcttcttcttcattttctgtgtGTGCCATGAGAGCAAACATTTTATTGAAGACAGTTCCCTCCTCATGCACAGCAACCATTGACACATCTTTTGTCTCATCAGGATCTTCTGAGTCACTAGAAGAATCCccccatgcagcaagagccCTTTTGACAACCATATCAGCAGCAGCTTTACGATCTCTGTTACcaggtaccaggtcccttctgTTTTCTTTGTCACCCCTGTGTTTTTGAGGTTccttgttatcattcttgagTAAAGGACACTCTCTGATGAAGTGCACAGATCTTCCACACTTGTAGCAAGTATCACCTTGAGCAGCATTTCGAGTcccatttgttcctcttttatacattttgttttttctcacaatcttttgaaatctactgatgagatatgccatatcatcatcatcacttgaATCTTCGTCTGATTTAAACTTCAGCATCAGTGACTTGTCCTTCTTGGCTTCCCTTTTTGACAAATCATGGTTTTGATTCATCTCGTGTGTTTTAAGATTTCCAATCAAGGCATCCATGGTCAGCACCTTCAAGTCCTTAGCTTCTGTAATGGCATCAACTTTGCTCTCCCAAGACTTTGGAAGAATTCGAAGCACTTTCCTGACTTGTTTGgtcatgcttataggttcacccagacttcgcagctcatttgtaatggaagacaactttgtgaacatgtcatgtatagtttctccttccttcattttgaagttctcaTATCGCGAGGTGAGCATGTCAATCTTggattctttgacttgttcagttCTTTCATGTGCAGTCAACAAGCAATCCCAGATTTCTTTAGCAGACTCACAGGCTGACACTCTGTTgtactcatcaggtcctatcccacagaccagaagagttttagctttgaagcccttttcaatctttttcctgtCAGCATCATCATATTTCTGCCTGGGCTTTGGAACAGTGATGGTCTTTTCTCCATCCTTTACTTCCATCATTGGAACAAAGGGTCCATCTAGTATAATATCCCATAACTCGCTATCTTCAGCCATGAGATAATCgtgcattctaactttccaccaactgtagaaatgtccattgaaacgaggaggtCTGTGTGATGACTGACCTTCTTC
Proteins encoded in this window:
- the LOC138340485 gene encoding sporulation-specific protein 15-like, which produces MAAPLNLEEGQSSHRPPRFNGHFYSWWKVRMHDYLMAEDSELWDIILDGPFVPMMEVKDGEKTITVPKPRQKYDDADRKKIEKGFKAKTLLVCGIGPDEYNRVSACESAKEIWDCLLTAHERTEQVKESKIDMLTSRYENFKMKEGETIHDMFTKLSSITNELRSLGEPISMTKQVRKVLRILPKSWESKVDAITEAKDLKVLTMDALIGNLKTHEMNQNHDLSKREAKKDKSLMLKFKSDEDSSDDDDMAYLISRFQKIVRKNKMYKRGTNGTRNAAQGDTCYKCGRSVHFIRECPLLKNDNKEPQKHRGDKENRRDLVPGNRDRKAAADMVVKRALAAWGDSSSDSEDPDETKDVSMVAVHEEGTVFNKMFALMAHTENEEEDNQVTLLDMKNDLDKYSLKKLRTLAKVMLDSVIELTSERDTMIVELEILTENKGQFEDTMSRMVSLELNNSELKNQLCQFTEEAEKLNGKPNGLQAEIHEKLKNSETNLRLSLEKNNKLEQDIVKLKEELEKSLKWTKSSKLLSNVTNQSNFNKKGLGSLNISPPYNPHSKYVFVSDNLLCLHCGKNGHFKNECVSWRNSCERYSNYVERQNAPNERPGPTEPVSTHRFSKKKSVPAPRSFVRKIQSLPYWTKNYLITPLSAYWELKKKWVPKLNK